One Brassica oleracea var. oleracea cultivar TO1000 chromosome C7, BOL, whole genome shotgun sequence genomic window carries:
- the LOC106306384 gene encoding leucine-rich repeat receptor-like serine/threonine-protein kinase BAM3 has product MGDNIFTFFLILSSVSLLFCSSSSSSLNLSLIRQAKVLVSLKQSFDSFDPSLDSWTIPNFNSLCSWTGVSCDSLNQSITRLDISNLNISGTLSPEILKLTSLEFLNISNNAFEGELAPLDFSQMTQLTTLDAYDNNLNGSLPLSLTKLNQLDYLDLGGNYFNGEIPRSYGGFLRLTLLSLYGNDLTGRIPSELGNITTLQKLYLGYYNDFHGGIPSDLGRLINLVHLDLANCSLKGSIPGELGNLKNLEILYLQTNALTGSVPRELGNMTSLKTLDLSNNFLEGEIPLELAGLQKLQLFNLFFNRLHGEIPEFVSRLPDLEVLKLWHNNFTGKIPENLGTNGKLVEIDLSTNKLTGLIPESLCFGRNLKILILFNNFLFGPLPEDLGQCETLWRFRLGQNFLTGKLPKGLIYLPNVSLLELQNNFLTGEVPEEEEGSVGLSSLTQINLSNNRLTGPIPSSIRNLRSLQILLLGSNRFTGQIPGEIGSLKGLLKIDMSRNNFSGKLPQEIGDCQSLTFLDLSHNQLSGQIPVQISQVRILNYLNVSWNSLNQSIPTELGYLKSLTSADFSHNNFSGSVPTSGQFVYLNNTSFLGNPFLCGYSSNPCNGSQNQSQSQLLNQKNANSHGENSAKFKLLLGLGLLGFFLVFIVLAVVKNWGMRRNSSNVWKLIGFQQLGFRSEHIVECVKENNVIGKGGAGIVYKGLMPNGEEVAVKKLLSISKTSSHDNGLSAEIQTLGRIRHRNIVRLLAFCSNKDVNLLVYEYMPNGSLGEVLHGKAGVFLKWETRLQIALEAAKGLCYLHHDCSPLIIHRDVKSNNILLGPDFEAHVADFGLAKFMLQDNGASECMSSVAGSYGYIAPEYAYTLRIDEKSDVYSFGVVLLELLTGRKPVDKFGEEGIDIVQWSKIQTNCNRQGVVKIIDQRLSNVPLGEAMELFFVAMLCVQEHSVERPTMREVVQMISQAKQPNTF; this is encoded by the exons ATGGGAGACAATATATTCACTTTCTTCCTAATCTTGTCATCAGTCTCTCTTCTCTTCTGTTCTTCTTCGAGTTCATCTCTTAATCTCTCACTAATTAGACAAGCCAAAGTCCTTGTCTCTCTAAAGCAAAGCTTTGATTCTTTTGATCCTTCTCTTGATTCATGGACCATTCCAAATTTCAACTCTCTATGTTCTTGGACTGGCGTTTCTTGTGACAGCTTGAACCAGTCCATTACTCGTCTCGACATCTCTAACCTCAACATCTCCGGCACTCTCTCGCCAGAGATCCTCAAGCTGACGAGCCTAGAGTTCTTAAACATCTCCAACAACGCCTTTGAAGGAGAGCTTGCGCCACTTGATTTCAGCCAAATGACTCAGCTCACCACGCTCGACGCTTACGACAACAACCTCAACGGATCGCTTCCTCTGTCTCTAACCAAACTCAATCAACTCGATTACTTAGACCTCGGAGGAAACTACTTCAACGGTGAGATCCCTAGAAGCTACGGAGGTTTCTTGCGACTCACGTTACTGTCTTTATATGGAAATGACCTAACCGGGAGGATCCCTAGCGAGCTAGGCAACATCACAACTCTTCAGAAGCTATACTTAGGTTACTACAACGACTTCCACGGCGGGATACCTTCTGATTTGGGGAGATTGATCAATCTCGTTCACTTGGATTTAGCTAACTGCAGCTTGAAAGGATCGATCCCTGGAGAGCTAGGGAATCTCAAGAACTTGGAGATTCTTTATCTTCAGACCAATGCGCTTACAGGTTCTGTTCCTAGAGAGTTAGGGAACATGACAAGCCTCAAGACTCTAGATCTCTCCAACAACTTTCTAGAAGGAGAGATTCCTCTTGAGCTAGCTGGACTTCAAAAGCTTCAGCTGTTTAACCTCTTCTTCAACAGACTACACGGTGAGATACCTGAGTTTGTATCTCGCCTTCCTGATCTTGAAGTTCTCAAGCTTTGGCACAACAACTTCACCGGAAAGATTCCTGAGAATCTTGGCACAAACGGCAAGTTGGTCGAGATCGATTTGTCTACTAATAAACTCACAGGTTTGATCCCTGAATCACTCTGCTTCGGAAGAAACCTAAAGATTCTCATTCTCTTCAACAACTTCTTGTTCGGTCCTCTCCCTGAAGATCTTGGCCAATGCGAGACGCTCTGGAGATTCCGTTTAGGTCAGAACTTTCTGACAGGTAAACTGCCAAAGGGTTTGATCTATCTGCCTAATGTATCGCTTCTCGAGCTTCAAAACAACTTCTTGACCGGAGAAGTGCCAGAGGAAGAGGAGGGAAGTGTAGGGTTATCAAGTCTCACTCAGATCAATCTGTCAAACAATCGGTTAACCGGACCGATCCCTAGCTCAATCAGAAACCTCAGAAGCCTTCAGATTCTTCTTCTTGGCTCGAACCGGTTCACTGGACAGATCCCTGGTGAGATAGGAAGCTTGAAGGGTCTTCTCAAGATTGACATGAGCAGAAATAACTTCTCTGGCAAGTTACCTCAAGAGATTGGTGATTGTCAGTCATTGACCTTCTTGGATTTGAGTCATAACCAGCTCTCAGGTCAGATTCCAGTTCAGATTTCGCAGGTTCGGATTCTAAACTATCTGAATGTTTCTTGGAACTCTTTAAACCAAAGCATCCCCACGGAGCTAGGATACTTGAAGAGCTTGACATCAGCAGATTTCTCACACAACAACTTCTCTGGTTCTGTACCAACTTCAGGGCAATTTGTTTACTTGAACAACACGTCATTCCTCGGAAACCCTTTTCTCTGCGGGTACTCTTCAAACCCTTGCAACGGTTCTCAAAACCAGTCTCAATCTCAGCTTCTCAACCAGAAAAATGCAAATTCCCATGGCGAAAACTCCGCGAAATTCAAGCTGTTATTAGGGTTAGGTCTACTAGGGTTCTTCTTGGTGTTCATCGTTTTAGCTGTGGTCAAGAATTGGGGAATGAGAAGGAATAGCTCGAACGTTTGGAAGCTCATAGGTTTTCAACAGCTAGGTTTCAGAAGCGAGCACATTGTGGAATGCGTTAAAGAGAACAATGTGATCGGTAAAGGCGGTGCAGGGATTGTCTACAAAGGCTTAATGCCAAACGGTGAAGAAGTTGCGGTCAAGAAACTCTTGTCCATAAGCAAAACATCGTCTCACGACAACGGTTTATCCGCAGAGATTCAGACATTAGGTAGAATTAGACACAGGAACATAGTGAGATTGCTCGCTTTCTGTTCAAACAAAGACGTGAATCTCCTTGTTTACGAGTACATGCCTAATGGTAGTCTTGGAGAAGTCTTGCATGGGAAAGCTGGAGTGTTTTTGAAGTGGGAAACGCGGTTGCAAATAGCGTTGGAAGCGGCTAAGGGATTGTGTTATCTTCATCACGATTGCTCGCCGCTTATAATTCACCGCGATGTGAAATCAAACAACATCTTGTTAGGTCCTGATTTTGAAGCTCATGTCGCTGATTTTGGGCTGGCTAAGTTTATGTTGCAAGATAATGGAGCTTCAGAGTGTATGTCATCGGTCGCAGGCTCCTACGGCTACATCGCTCCAG AATACGCATATACACTGCGAATAGATGAGAAGAGCGATGTGTACAGCTTTGGAGTAGTACTATTGGAGCTACTAACGGGTCGAAAACCAGTAGATAAATTTGGAGAAGAAGGGATAGACATTGTGCAATGGTCAAAGATTCAGACAAACTGTAACAGACAAGGTGTGGTGAAGATCATTGACCAAAGATTGAGCAATGTGCCATTAGGAGAAGCCATGGAATTGTTCTTTGTCGCAATGCTATGTGTTCAAGAACATAGTGTTGAGAGACCGACCATGAGAGAGGTCGTCCAGATGATCTCTCAAGCTAAACAACCCAATACTTTCTAA
- the LOC106301813 gene encoding CTP synthase 1-like isoform X3 gives MKYVVVSGGVVSGLGKGVTASSIGLILKSCGFRVTAIKIDPYLNIDAGTMSPIEHGEVYVLDDGGEVDLDLGNYERFMDIKLTSENNITTGKVYKHVLEKERKGDYLGKTVQVVPHITDAIQEWIERAARIPVDGQSTPADVCVIELGGTIGDIESMPFINALGQFSYRVGSENFCLIHVSLVPVLNVVGEQKTKPTQHSVRDLRGLGLSPNILACRSAKPLEDNVKAKLSQFCQVPMENVVTLYDCPNIWHIPLLLKEQKAHEAILRVLNLTGVAKEPALEEWSLMAKMSDKLHVPVKIAVVGKYTELLDSYLSVHKALLHASVARRKKLVIDWISASELEQEAKKENPDAYKAAWKLLKGADGILVPGGFGNRGVQGKMLAAKYARENKVPYLGICLGMQLAVIEYARTVLGLQDANSTELDRNTKNPCVVFMPEGSKTHMGGTMRLGSRRTYFQAKDSKSAKLCFRYGNRSFVDERHRHRYEVNPAMVPRLESAGLTFPGKDESGQRMEIVELPNHPFYVGAQFHPEYKSRPGLIGAACGELDNVLQQSCQETTVSRPQSNGKLERVYLKGAAKKPVSVVYSLCS, from the exons ATGAAGTATGTGGTGGTTTCAGGTGGAGTAGTGAGTGGACTCGGAAAAGGAGTCACGGCAAGTAGCATCGGACTCATCCTCAAATCATGTGGATTCCGAGTCACCGCCATTAAAATCG ATCCTTACTTAAACATAGATGCTGGGACCATGTCACCTATTGAGCATGGTGAAGTTTATGTCTTGGACGATGGTGGCGAG GTTGATCTTGATCTTGGGAACTATGAGAGGTTTATGGACATTAAGCTTACCAGTGAAAACAACATAACTACCGGAAAGGTTTATAAG CATGTGCTTGAGAAAGAGAGGAAAGGAGATTATCTTGGGAAAACTGTTCAG GTTGTTCCTCATATCACTGATGCAATTCAAGAATGGATTGAGCGTGCGGCTAGGATTCCAGTTGATGGTCAGTCAACTCCAGCTGATGTTTGTGTCATAGAACTTGGAGGAACCATAG GAGATATAGAGTCCATGCCTTTTATTAATGCTCTTGGACAGTTCTCCTATCGTGTAG GCTCTGAGAATTTTTGCTTGATCCATGTCAGTCTTGTGCCTGTATTGAATGTTGTTGGTGAACAG AAGACTAAACCAACGCAACATAGCGTTCGAGACTTAAGAGGCCTTGGCTTGAGCCCCAACATCTTGGCTTGCAGAAGCGCAAAG CCACTTGAAGATAATGTGAAGGCCAAGCTCTCTCAGTTTTGCCAAGTTCCG ATGGAAAACGTTGTCACTCTCTATGATTGCCCCAACATTTGGCACATTCCATTGCTTCTCAAA GAACAAAAGGCACACGAGGCGATTTTGCGTGTCCTGAACCTTACCGG AGTTGCCAAGGAGCCTGCACTAGAGGAGTGGTCTTTAATGGCTAAAATGAGCGACAAGTTGCATGTTCCT GTTAAAATTGCTGTGGTGGGGAAGTACACTGAGCTCTTAGATTCCTACCTTTCTGTCCACAAG GCGCTCTTGCATGCTTCTGTGGCTAGGCGCAAGAAGCTTGTCATAGACTGGATCTCAGCTAGTGAACTTGAACAAGAGGCGAAAAAGGAG AATCCAGATGCATACAAGGCTGCCTGGAAGTTACTTAAG GGTGCTGATGGTATTCTTGTTCCGGGAGGTTTTGGGAATAGAGGTGTACAAGGAAAGATGCTAGCAGCTAAATACGCCAGAGAGAACAAAGTTCCATACCTTGGCATCTGTCTAGGTATGCAACTCGCTGTGATCGAGTATGCAAGAACCGTACTCGGTTTGCAAGATGCAAACAGCACTGAACTCGATCGCAATACCAAGAACCCTTGTGTTGTTTTCATGCCAGAG GGCTCGAAAACGCATATGGGAGGTACTATGAGGTTAGGCTCAAGAAGAACTTACTTCCAAGCTAAAGACTCCAAATCAGCAAAACT TTGTTTCAGATATGGGAACAGGAGTTTTGTTGATGAAAGACACCGACACAGATATGAGGTGAATCCTGCAATGGTTCCACGTTTAGAGAGCGCTGGACTCACATTCCCTGGAAAAGACGAGTCTGGTCAGCGGATGGAGATCGTTGAGTTGCCAAACCATCCGTTTTACGTTGGAGCTCAGTTCCATCCCGAGTACAAGTCAAGACCTG GACTAATTGGAGCGGCTTGTGGAGAGCTAGACAACGTACTGCAACAAAGCTGCCAAGAAACAACTGTCTCGCGTCCTCAGTCCAATGGGAAACTCGAGAGAGTTTACTTGAAAGGCGCAGCGAAGAAGCCAGTCAGTGTTGTATACAGTTTATGCTCATGA
- the LOC106301813 gene encoding CTP synthase-like isoform X1 produces MKYVVVSGGVVSGLGKGVTASSIGLILKSCGFRVTAIKIDPYLNIDAGTMSPIEHGEVYVLDDGGEVDLDLGNYERFMDIKLTSENNITTGKVYKHVLEKERKGDYLGKTVQVVPHITDAIQEWIERAARIPVDGQSTPADVCVIELGGTIGDIESMPFINALGQFSYRVGSENFCLIHVSLVPVLNVVGEQKTKPTQHSVRDLRGLGLSPNILACRSAKPLEDNVKAKLSQFCQVPMENVVTLYDCPNIWHIPLLLKEQKAHEAILRVLNLTGVAKEPALEEWSLMAKMSDKLHVPVKIAVVGKYTELLDSYLSVHKALLHASVARRKKLVIDWISASELEQEAKKENPDAYKAAWKLLKGADGILVPGGFGNRGVQGKMLAAKYARENKVPYLGICLGMQLAVIEYARTVLGLQDANSTELDRNTKNPCVVFMPEGSKTHMGGTMRLGSRRTYFQAKDSKSAKLCFRYGNRSFVDERHRHRYEVNPAMVPRLESAGLTFPGKDESGQRMEIVELPNHPFYVGAQFHPEYKSRPGKPSPLRSHHIRFLALHVCLKVKNLFSWCRTNWSGLWRARQRTATKLPRNNCLASSVQWETRESLLERRSEEASQCCIQFMLMNVSCIKDDFSLKNSCSILGFLFNMDFFTCGGRETKGVQFEDLAFFYETGFVKTKKKNIKHKQVLLYLCLL; encoded by the exons ATGAAGTATGTGGTGGTTTCAGGTGGAGTAGTGAGTGGACTCGGAAAAGGAGTCACGGCAAGTAGCATCGGACTCATCCTCAAATCATGTGGATTCCGAGTCACCGCCATTAAAATCG ATCCTTACTTAAACATAGATGCTGGGACCATGTCACCTATTGAGCATGGTGAAGTTTATGTCTTGGACGATGGTGGCGAG GTTGATCTTGATCTTGGGAACTATGAGAGGTTTATGGACATTAAGCTTACCAGTGAAAACAACATAACTACCGGAAAGGTTTATAAG CATGTGCTTGAGAAAGAGAGGAAAGGAGATTATCTTGGGAAAACTGTTCAG GTTGTTCCTCATATCACTGATGCAATTCAAGAATGGATTGAGCGTGCGGCTAGGATTCCAGTTGATGGTCAGTCAACTCCAGCTGATGTTTGTGTCATAGAACTTGGAGGAACCATAG GAGATATAGAGTCCATGCCTTTTATTAATGCTCTTGGACAGTTCTCCTATCGTGTAG GCTCTGAGAATTTTTGCTTGATCCATGTCAGTCTTGTGCCTGTATTGAATGTTGTTGGTGAACAG AAGACTAAACCAACGCAACATAGCGTTCGAGACTTAAGAGGCCTTGGCTTGAGCCCCAACATCTTGGCTTGCAGAAGCGCAAAG CCACTTGAAGATAATGTGAAGGCCAAGCTCTCTCAGTTTTGCCAAGTTCCG ATGGAAAACGTTGTCACTCTCTATGATTGCCCCAACATTTGGCACATTCCATTGCTTCTCAAA GAACAAAAGGCACACGAGGCGATTTTGCGTGTCCTGAACCTTACCGG AGTTGCCAAGGAGCCTGCACTAGAGGAGTGGTCTTTAATGGCTAAAATGAGCGACAAGTTGCATGTTCCT GTTAAAATTGCTGTGGTGGGGAAGTACACTGAGCTCTTAGATTCCTACCTTTCTGTCCACAAG GCGCTCTTGCATGCTTCTGTGGCTAGGCGCAAGAAGCTTGTCATAGACTGGATCTCAGCTAGTGAACTTGAACAAGAGGCGAAAAAGGAG AATCCAGATGCATACAAGGCTGCCTGGAAGTTACTTAAG GGTGCTGATGGTATTCTTGTTCCGGGAGGTTTTGGGAATAGAGGTGTACAAGGAAAGATGCTAGCAGCTAAATACGCCAGAGAGAACAAAGTTCCATACCTTGGCATCTGTCTAGGTATGCAACTCGCTGTGATCGAGTATGCAAGAACCGTACTCGGTTTGCAAGATGCAAACAGCACTGAACTCGATCGCAATACCAAGAACCCTTGTGTTGTTTTCATGCCAGAG GGCTCGAAAACGCATATGGGAGGTACTATGAGGTTAGGCTCAAGAAGAACTTACTTCCAAGCTAAAGACTCCAAATCAGCAAAACT TTGTTTCAGATATGGGAACAGGAGTTTTGTTGATGAAAGACACCGACACAGATATGAGGTGAATCCTGCAATGGTTCCACGTTTAGAGAGCGCTGGACTCACATTCCCTGGAAAAGACGAGTCTGGTCAGCGGATGGAGATCGTTGAGTTGCCAAACCATCCGTTTTACGTTGGAGCTCAGTTCCATCCCGAGTACAAGTCAAGACCTGGAAAGCCGTCTCCTCTGAGAAGCCATCACATACGGTTTCTTGCTTTACACGTATGCTTAAAAGTTAAAAACCTATTTTCTTGGTGCAGGACTAATTGGAGCGGCTTGTGGAGAGCTAGACAACGTACTGCAACAAAGCTGCCAAGAAACAACTGTCTCGCGTCCTCAGTCCAATGGGAAACTCGAGAGAGTTTACTTGAAAGGCGCAGCGAAGAAGCCAGTCAGTGTTGTATACAGTTTATGCTCATGAACGTGTCATGCATTAAGGATGACTTCTCTCTTAAAAACAGCTGTTCTATCCTTGGATTTCTTTTTAACATGGATTTCTTCACCTGTGGAGGGAGAGAGACAAAGGGTGTACAGTTTGAAGATTTGGCTTTTTTTTATGAGACGGGGTTTGTTAAGACTAAGAAGAAGAACATTAAACACAAGCAAGTATTATTATACCTTTGTCTTTTGTAA
- the LOC106301813 gene encoding CTP synthase 1-like isoform X2, with amino-acid sequence MKYVVVSGGVVSGLGKGVTASSIGLILKSCGFRVTAIKIDPYLNIDAGTMSPIEHGEVYVLDDGGEVDLDLGNYERFMDIKLTSENNITTGKVYKHVLEKERKGDYLGKTVQVVPHITDAIQEWIERAARIPVDGQSTPADVCVIELGGTIGDIESMPFINALGQFSYRVGSENFCLIHVSLVPVLNVVGEQKTKPTQHSVRDLRGLGLSPNILACRSAKPLEDNVKAKLSQFCQVPMENVVTLYDCPNIWHIPLLLKEQKAHEAILRVLNLTGVAKEPALEEWSLMAKMSDKLHVPVKIAVVGKYTELLDSYLSVHKALLHASVARRKKLVIDWISASELEQEAKKENPDAYKAAWKLLKGADGILVPGGFGNRGVQGKMLAAKYARENKVPYLGICLGMQLAVIEYARTVLGLQDANSTELDRNTKNPCVVFMPEGSKTHMGGTMRLGSRRTYFQAKDSKSAKLYGNRSFVDERHRHRYEVNPAMVPRLESAGLTFPGKDESGQRMEIVELPNHPFYVGAQFHPEYKSRPGKPSPLRSHHIRFLALHVCLKVKNLFSWCRTNWSGLWRARQRTATKLPRNNCLASSVQWETRESLLERRSEEASQCCIQFMLMNVSCIKDDFSLKNSCSILGFLFNMDFFTCGGRETKGVQFEDLAFFYETGFVKTKKKNIKHKQVLLYLCLL; translated from the exons ATGAAGTATGTGGTGGTTTCAGGTGGAGTAGTGAGTGGACTCGGAAAAGGAGTCACGGCAAGTAGCATCGGACTCATCCTCAAATCATGTGGATTCCGAGTCACCGCCATTAAAATCG ATCCTTACTTAAACATAGATGCTGGGACCATGTCACCTATTGAGCATGGTGAAGTTTATGTCTTGGACGATGGTGGCGAG GTTGATCTTGATCTTGGGAACTATGAGAGGTTTATGGACATTAAGCTTACCAGTGAAAACAACATAACTACCGGAAAGGTTTATAAG CATGTGCTTGAGAAAGAGAGGAAAGGAGATTATCTTGGGAAAACTGTTCAG GTTGTTCCTCATATCACTGATGCAATTCAAGAATGGATTGAGCGTGCGGCTAGGATTCCAGTTGATGGTCAGTCAACTCCAGCTGATGTTTGTGTCATAGAACTTGGAGGAACCATAG GAGATATAGAGTCCATGCCTTTTATTAATGCTCTTGGACAGTTCTCCTATCGTGTAG GCTCTGAGAATTTTTGCTTGATCCATGTCAGTCTTGTGCCTGTATTGAATGTTGTTGGTGAACAG AAGACTAAACCAACGCAACATAGCGTTCGAGACTTAAGAGGCCTTGGCTTGAGCCCCAACATCTTGGCTTGCAGAAGCGCAAAG CCACTTGAAGATAATGTGAAGGCCAAGCTCTCTCAGTTTTGCCAAGTTCCG ATGGAAAACGTTGTCACTCTCTATGATTGCCCCAACATTTGGCACATTCCATTGCTTCTCAAA GAACAAAAGGCACACGAGGCGATTTTGCGTGTCCTGAACCTTACCGG AGTTGCCAAGGAGCCTGCACTAGAGGAGTGGTCTTTAATGGCTAAAATGAGCGACAAGTTGCATGTTCCT GTTAAAATTGCTGTGGTGGGGAAGTACACTGAGCTCTTAGATTCCTACCTTTCTGTCCACAAG GCGCTCTTGCATGCTTCTGTGGCTAGGCGCAAGAAGCTTGTCATAGACTGGATCTCAGCTAGTGAACTTGAACAAGAGGCGAAAAAGGAG AATCCAGATGCATACAAGGCTGCCTGGAAGTTACTTAAG GGTGCTGATGGTATTCTTGTTCCGGGAGGTTTTGGGAATAGAGGTGTACAAGGAAAGATGCTAGCAGCTAAATACGCCAGAGAGAACAAAGTTCCATACCTTGGCATCTGTCTAGGTATGCAACTCGCTGTGATCGAGTATGCAAGAACCGTACTCGGTTTGCAAGATGCAAACAGCACTGAACTCGATCGCAATACCAAGAACCCTTGTGTTGTTTTCATGCCAGAG GGCTCGAAAACGCATATGGGAGGTACTATGAGGTTAGGCTCAAGAAGAACTTACTTCCAAGCTAAAGACTCCAAATCAGCAAAACT ATATGGGAACAGGAGTTTTGTTGATGAAAGACACCGACACAGATATGAGGTGAATCCTGCAATGGTTCCACGTTTAGAGAGCGCTGGACTCACATTCCCTGGAAAAGACGAGTCTGGTCAGCGGATGGAGATCGTTGAGTTGCCAAACCATCCGTTTTACGTTGGAGCTCAGTTCCATCCCGAGTACAAGTCAAGACCTGGAAAGCCGTCTCCTCTGAGAAGCCATCACATACGGTTTCTTGCTTTACACGTATGCTTAAAAGTTAAAAACCTATTTTCTTGGTGCAGGACTAATTGGAGCGGCTTGTGGAGAGCTAGACAACGTACTGCAACAAAGCTGCCAAGAAACAACTGTCTCGCGTCCTCAGTCCAATGGGAAACTCGAGAGAGTTTACTTGAAAGGCGCAGCGAAGAAGCCAGTCAGTGTTGTATACAGTTTATGCTCATGAACGTGTCATGCATTAAGGATGACTTCTCTCTTAAAAACAGCTGTTCTATCCTTGGATTTCTTTTTAACATGGATTTCTTCACCTGTGGAGGGAGAGAGACAAAGGGTGTACAGTTTGAAGATTTGGCTTTTTTTTATGAGACGGGGTTTGTTAAGACTAAGAAGAAGAACATTAAACACAAGCAAGTATTATTATACCTTTGTCTTTTGTAA
- the LOC106301813 gene encoding CTP synthase 1-like isoform X4, whose translation MKYVVVSGGVVSGLGKGVTASSIGLILKSCGFRVTAIKIDPYLNIDAGTMSPIEHGEVYVLDDGGEVDLDLGNYERFMDIKLTSENNITTGKVYKHVLEKERKGDYLGKTVQVVPHITDAIQEWIERAARIPVDGQSTPADVCVIELGGTIGDIESMPFINALGQFSYRVGSENFCLIHVSLVPVLNVVGEQKTKPTQHSVRDLRGLGLSPNILACRSAKPLEDNVKAKLSQFCQVPMENVVTLYDCPNIWHIPLLLKEQKAHEAILRVLNLTGVAKEPALEEWSLMAKMSDKLHVPVKIAVVGKYTELLDSYLSVHKALLHASVARRKKLVIDWISASELEQEAKKENPDAYKAAWKLLKGADGILVPGGFGNRGVQGKMLAAKYARENKVPYLGICLGMQLAVIEYARTVLGLQDANSTELDRNTKNPCVVFMPEGSKTHMGGTMRLGSRRTYFQAKDSKSAKLYGNRSFVDERHRHRYEVNPAMVPRLESAGLTFPGKDESGQRMEIVELPNHPFYVGAQFHPEYKSRPGLIGAACGELDNVLQQSCQETTVSRPQSNGKLERVYLKGAAKKPVSVVYSLCS comes from the exons ATGAAGTATGTGGTGGTTTCAGGTGGAGTAGTGAGTGGACTCGGAAAAGGAGTCACGGCAAGTAGCATCGGACTCATCCTCAAATCATGTGGATTCCGAGTCACCGCCATTAAAATCG ATCCTTACTTAAACATAGATGCTGGGACCATGTCACCTATTGAGCATGGTGAAGTTTATGTCTTGGACGATGGTGGCGAG GTTGATCTTGATCTTGGGAACTATGAGAGGTTTATGGACATTAAGCTTACCAGTGAAAACAACATAACTACCGGAAAGGTTTATAAG CATGTGCTTGAGAAAGAGAGGAAAGGAGATTATCTTGGGAAAACTGTTCAG GTTGTTCCTCATATCACTGATGCAATTCAAGAATGGATTGAGCGTGCGGCTAGGATTCCAGTTGATGGTCAGTCAACTCCAGCTGATGTTTGTGTCATAGAACTTGGAGGAACCATAG GAGATATAGAGTCCATGCCTTTTATTAATGCTCTTGGACAGTTCTCCTATCGTGTAG GCTCTGAGAATTTTTGCTTGATCCATGTCAGTCTTGTGCCTGTATTGAATGTTGTTGGTGAACAG AAGACTAAACCAACGCAACATAGCGTTCGAGACTTAAGAGGCCTTGGCTTGAGCCCCAACATCTTGGCTTGCAGAAGCGCAAAG CCACTTGAAGATAATGTGAAGGCCAAGCTCTCTCAGTTTTGCCAAGTTCCG ATGGAAAACGTTGTCACTCTCTATGATTGCCCCAACATTTGGCACATTCCATTGCTTCTCAAA GAACAAAAGGCACACGAGGCGATTTTGCGTGTCCTGAACCTTACCGG AGTTGCCAAGGAGCCTGCACTAGAGGAGTGGTCTTTAATGGCTAAAATGAGCGACAAGTTGCATGTTCCT GTTAAAATTGCTGTGGTGGGGAAGTACACTGAGCTCTTAGATTCCTACCTTTCTGTCCACAAG GCGCTCTTGCATGCTTCTGTGGCTAGGCGCAAGAAGCTTGTCATAGACTGGATCTCAGCTAGTGAACTTGAACAAGAGGCGAAAAAGGAG AATCCAGATGCATACAAGGCTGCCTGGAAGTTACTTAAG GGTGCTGATGGTATTCTTGTTCCGGGAGGTTTTGGGAATAGAGGTGTACAAGGAAAGATGCTAGCAGCTAAATACGCCAGAGAGAACAAAGTTCCATACCTTGGCATCTGTCTAGGTATGCAACTCGCTGTGATCGAGTATGCAAGAACCGTACTCGGTTTGCAAGATGCAAACAGCACTGAACTCGATCGCAATACCAAGAACCCTTGTGTTGTTTTCATGCCAGAG GGCTCGAAAACGCATATGGGAGGTACTATGAGGTTAGGCTCAAGAAGAACTTACTTCCAAGCTAAAGACTCCAAATCAGCAAAACT ATATGGGAACAGGAGTTTTGTTGATGAAAGACACCGACACAGATATGAGGTGAATCCTGCAATGGTTCCACGTTTAGAGAGCGCTGGACTCACATTCCCTGGAAAAGACGAGTCTGGTCAGCGGATGGAGATCGTTGAGTTGCCAAACCATCCGTTTTACGTTGGAGCTCAGTTCCATCCCGAGTACAAGTCAAGACCTG GACTAATTGGAGCGGCTTGTGGAGAGCTAGACAACGTACTGCAACAAAGCTGCCAAGAAACAACTGTCTCGCGTCCTCAGTCCAATGGGAAACTCGAGAGAGTTTACTTGAAAGGCGCAGCGAAGAAGCCAGTCAGTGTTGTATACAGTTTATGCTCATGA